One window from the genome of Rhodothermales bacterium encodes:
- a CDS encoding TlpA family protein disulfide reductase, producing MAEISTPIAYSMAVGMIVVAGGLLYALIARNEPKRPNGAVQWVGSVIAVLAIASGLWLILVTAKVDANVTTPSKGAIATPDQIEDMDLLSPAEDFEFKLVASEETMALSELKGKVIILNLWATWCPPCLHEIPDLNRIHKDYADSGVVVISLSDEVPDELRAFARSRPLETMSAFVDGGAKLPQAVRAGFEIRPTSYVIDREGMFRKYILGARSYSYFRRAIRPHL from the coding sequence ATGGCCGAAATAAGCACACCAATAGCGTATTCGATGGCGGTGGGGATGATCGTCGTTGCAGGCGGACTGTTGTACGCTCTGATTGCTCGAAACGAGCCTAAACGTCCGAACGGTGCAGTGCAGTGGGTGGGCAGCGTGATCGCCGTCCTTGCGATCGCTTCCGGTCTGTGGCTGATCCTCGTAACGGCCAAGGTCGATGCCAACGTAACGACGCCGTCCAAAGGAGCCATCGCGACACCGGATCAAATCGAGGATATGGATCTGCTGTCGCCGGCGGAAGACTTCGAATTCAAACTGGTCGCCTCCGAAGAGACCATGGCCCTGTCGGAACTTAAAGGTAAAGTGATAATCCTGAATCTGTGGGCAACATGGTGTCCGCCCTGTCTGCATGAGATTCCAGATTTGAACCGGATTCACAAGGACTATGCGGATTCAGGGGTCGTGGTTATTTCTCTGTCGGACGAGGTCCCGGATGAGCTGCGTGCGTTCGCCCGCAGTCGCCCGCTTGAGACCATGAGCGCTTTCGTTGACGGTGGAGCAAAGCTGCCGCAGGCAGTTCGTGCCGGTTTCGAGATTCGGCCTACGAGCTACGTGATCGATCGCGAAGGGATGTTTCGCAAGTATATTCTTGGCGCCAGGAGCTACTCCTACTTCCGACGCGCGATCCGACCGCACCTTTAA